A portion of the Bacteroides faecium genome contains these proteins:
- a CDS encoding AGE family epimerase/isomerase: MNVTEYINQWAISYKDDIMNNIMPFWMKHGLDRKHGGVYTCVNRDGSIIDTTKSVWFQGRFGFIAAFAYNNIEKNPEWLSASKSCIDFIEAHCFDTDGHMFFEVTEEGTPLRKRRYVFSEGFAAIAMAEYALATGDKKYAERALEIFKSIQHFLETPGLLEPKYLPSLEARGHSITMILINTASRIRMVVDDPVLTEQIDRSIAALRQYFIHPEFKALLEMVGPNGEFIDTCNGRLINPGHCIETAWFIMEEAKYRNWDKDLLQLALQILDWSWEWGWDKEFGGIINFRDCRNLPVQDYSQDMKFWWPQTEAIIATLYAYQATGDEKYLQMHKQISDWTYALFPDTEYGEWYGYLHRDGTVAQPAKGNLFKGPFHIPRMMIRSYMLCKELL, encoded by the coding sequence ATGAACGTAACAGAATACATAAATCAATGGGCTATATCCTATAAGGACGACATAATGAATAACATTATGCCGTTCTGGATGAAGCATGGCTTGGATCGTAAGCATGGCGGTGTCTATACTTGCGTCAATCGCGATGGTAGTATAATAGATACTACGAAGTCTGTATGGTTTCAGGGACGTTTTGGTTTCATAGCAGCATTTGCATATAATAATATAGAGAAGAATCCCGAATGGCTTTCCGCTTCGAAAAGTTGTATTGACTTTATAGAAGCCCATTGCTTTGATACGGACGGACACATGTTTTTTGAAGTAACGGAAGAAGGTACTCCTTTGCGTAAACGTCGTTATGTGTTCTCCGAGGGGTTTGCTGCTATTGCAATGGCTGAATATGCTTTGGCAACCGGTGATAAAAAATATGCAGAAAGAGCTTTGGAGATTTTCAAGAGCATACAGCATTTCTTAGAAACTCCCGGTTTGCTGGAACCGAAATATCTGCCTTCATTGGAAGCACGAGGTCATTCAATAACGATGATCTTGATAAACACAGCTTCTCGAATCCGTATGGTTGTTGATGACCCGGTGTTGACAGAACAGATCGACCGTTCGATTGCAGCATTGCGTCAATACTTCATCCATCCCGAATTCAAAGCTTTGCTTGAGATGGTAGGACCCAATGGTGAATTTATTGATACTTGTAACGGACGTCTCATAAATCCGGGACATTGTATTGAAACAGCCTGGTTCATCATGGAAGAAGCTAAATATCGCAACTGGGATAAGGATTTACTCCAATTGGCTCTTCAAATTCTTGATTGGTCTTGGGAATGGGGATGGGACAAGGAGTTCGGTGGAATCATCAATTTCCGTGACTGCCGTAATCTTCCGGTTCAAGACTATTCTCAGGATATGAAATTCTGGTGGCCGCAAACAGAAGCTATTATTGCTACTTTATATGCTTATCAAGCTACCGGAGATGAGAAATATCTTCAGATGCACAAGCAGATCAGTGATTGGACGTATGCTCTTTTCCCCGATACGGAGTACGGAGAATGGTATGGTTATCTTCATCGTGACGGTACCGTAGCCCAACCCGCCAAAGGGAATCTCTTTAAAGGTCCTTTCCATATACCTCGTATGATGATTCGTAGTTATATGCTTTGCAAGGAACTTCTTTGA
- the ltrA gene encoding group II intron reverse transcriptase/maturase: MKKQQMGGVKTKCASSTRNASGWNSIDWNRCERKVRKLQVRIAKAQKEKRYNKVQALQHLLVISFGAKALAVKRVTSNKGKRTSGVDKVKWATPTDKLNAIRSLKRRGYRPSPLKRVYIAKSNGKKRPLGIPTMRDRAMQALYLMALEPITETTADDNSYGFRKYRGTADAIDALHRWLSRDCSPQWILEGDIKGCFDHISHEWLLGNVRTDKTVLRKWLKCGVVFNKLLIPTVEGTPQGGIISPTLANTTLDGMEKLLEERYAKKYMNGKLYYPKVHLVRYADDFCVTADKRKTLEEIKALLNDFLAERGLTLSQEKTKITHVKDGFDFLGFNIRKYNGTLLIKPSKKSQKRFTEKLHDIIFSHKSVSQQVLIEELNPVLRGWGNYYKHVVSKRVFSKTDHILTLQLKRWSYRRHTNKSRKWIKDKYFIKIGSRDWMFGFNYEDCDKKYTFVLLKLADISIERYIKIKKEANPFDTTWDAYFERRQKKGWRVRSAKVDTLSESALIM; encoded by the coding sequence ATGAAGAAACAGCAAATGGGCGGAGTGAAAACGAAGTGTGCGTCTTCAACCAGAAACGCAAGCGGATGGAACAGTATTGACTGGAACAGATGCGAACGCAAGGTACGAAAGCTGCAAGTCCGCATAGCAAAGGCTCAGAAAGAAAAGAGATATAACAAGGTGCAAGCCCTGCAACATCTCTTGGTTATCTCTTTTGGAGCCAAGGCATTGGCTGTAAAACGAGTGACATCCAATAAAGGAAAACGAACATCGGGAGTGGATAAAGTAAAATGGGCTACTCCTACAGATAAGCTGAACGCAATTCGTTCTTTGAAAAGACGTGGGTATCGTCCCAGTCCGCTGAAAAGAGTGTATATCGCCAAAAGTAACGGGAAGAAACGTCCGCTGGGAATACCGACCATGAGGGACAGAGCCATGCAGGCGCTTTATCTGATGGCGTTAGAACCCATAACAGAAACAACGGCAGACGACAATTCTTACGGTTTCCGTAAGTACCGTGGCACCGCCGATGCGATAGATGCCCTGCATAGATGGTTAAGCAGAGATTGTTCCCCACAGTGGATACTGGAAGGAGACATCAAGGGATGCTTCGACCACATCAGTCATGAATGGCTTCTCGGTAACGTACGAACTGACAAGACCGTACTCAGGAAGTGGCTCAAATGTGGTGTGGTATTCAATAAATTGCTTATCCCCACCGTGGAGGGCACTCCGCAAGGAGGCATCATCTCCCCGACCTTGGCGAACACCACGCTGGACGGAATGGAAAAGCTGCTGGAAGAAAGATATGCCAAAAAGTATATGAATGGAAAGTTATACTATCCGAAAGTGCATCTTGTAAGGTATGCCGATGATTTTTGTGTCACGGCAGATAAACGGAAGACACTGGAAGAGATTAAGGCATTGCTGAACGACTTTCTGGCAGAAAGGGGATTGACACTCTCGCAGGAGAAGACGAAGATTACGCATGTGAAAGACGGTTTTGACTTTTTAGGCTTTAATATCCGGAAATACAACGGAACATTATTAATCAAGCCATCGAAGAAGAGTCAGAAACGGTTCACAGAGAAGCTGCATGATATTATATTTAGTCATAAATCGGTATCACAGCAGGTTTTGATAGAAGAACTCAACCCCGTATTAAGAGGCTGGGGAAACTATTACAAACATGTAGTATCAAAGCGAGTGTTCAGCAAGACAGACCACATCTTGACCTTACAGTTAAAGAGATGGTCATATAGAAGGCATACAAACAAGTCGAGGAAATGGATAAAGGACAAATACTTTATTAAGATAGGTTCAAGAGACTGGATGTTTGGCTTTAATTATGAGGATTGCGATAAAAAGTATACCTTTGTATTATTGAAGTTGGCAGACATATCGATTGAACGGTACATTAAGATAAAGAAAGAAGCCAATCCATTTGACACAACTTGGGATGCCTACTTTGAAAGACGACAAAAGAAAGGTTGGCGGGTTCGTTCCGCGAAAGTGGATACTTTATCGGAAAGCGCATTAATAATGTGA
- a CDS encoding MFS transporter — MKNKSIYPWVVVGLLWIVALLNYMDRQMLSTMQEAMKVDIVELNKAEAFGALMAIFLWIYGFMSPVAGIIADRVNRKWLVVGSLFVWSAVTFLMGYAQDFHELYWLRAIMGVSEALYIPSALSLIADWHEGKSRSLAVGVHMTGLYVGQAIGGFGATAAAAFSWQATFHWFGIVGIAYSLVLILFLKENPIHNIAIKEIGNAPKEKKPSVISGLSLLFTNWAFWIILIYFAAPSLPGWATKNWLPTLFADSLNIPMAEAGPISTITIAVSSFIGVILGGILSDRWVQKNIRGRIYTGAIGLGMTIPALLLLGFGHSFISVIGAGLLFGIGFGIFDANNMPILCQFVSAKHRATAYGIMNMTGVFAGAAVTELLGKWTDGGSLGQGFAMLSIVVTVALVLQIYFLRPKTDNMVD; from the coding sequence ATGAAAAACAAGAGTATTTATCCCTGGGTGGTAGTTGGTTTATTGTGGATAGTGGCGCTTCTTAATTATATGGATCGTCAGATGCTTTCTACTATGCAAGAAGCTATGAAAGTCGATATTGTGGAGTTGAATAAAGCAGAGGCTTTTGGTGCTTTGATGGCTATTTTCTTGTGGATATATGGTTTTATGAGTCCTGTTGCCGGGATAATAGCAGATAGGGTAAATCGTAAATGGTTGGTGGTTGGCAGTCTTTTTGTTTGGTCTGCTGTTACTTTCTTGATGGGATATGCTCAAGATTTTCACGAACTTTATTGGTTGCGTGCTATAATGGGAGTCAGTGAAGCGTTGTATATTCCATCGGCTTTGTCGTTGATTGCTGACTGGCATGAAGGGAAATCGCGTTCTTTAGCGGTAGGAGTACATATGACGGGATTGTATGTAGGACAGGCTATCGGTGGTTTCGGAGCTACGGCGGCTGCGGCTTTTTCTTGGCAAGCTACTTTTCACTGGTTTGGTATTGTTGGTATCGCCTATTCTTTGGTACTTATATTATTTTTGAAAGAAAATCCTATCCATAATATTGCTATTAAGGAAATAGGCAATGCTCCTAAAGAGAAGAAACCCTCTGTTATAAGTGGTCTTTCTTTACTATTTACTAACTGGGCATTTTGGATAATTCTTATCTATTTTGCTGCTCCCAGCCTTCCGGGATGGGCTACAAAAAACTGGCTTCCGACATTGTTTGCAGATAGCCTGAATATTCCTATGGCCGAGGCAGGTCCGATCTCTACCATAACAATTGCAGTATCGTCTTTTATCGGTGTTATTCTAGGTGGAATATTGTCCGACCGTTGGGTGCAAAAAAATATTCGTGGACGTATTTATACTGGAGCTATTGGCCTGGGAATGACTATACCGGCGTTGCTTTTGCTCGGTTTTGGTCATAGTTTTATCAGTGTGATTGGTGCGGGTCTGCTCTTTGGTATTGGTTTTGGAATATTTGATGCAAATAATATGCCTATCCTATGTCAGTTTGTCTCGGCAAAACACCGTGCAACTGCTTATGGCATAATGAATATGACCGGAGTATTTGCCGGAGCTGCCGTGACCGAACTTCTTGGCAAATGGACAGATGGTGGAAGCTTGGGACAAGGATTTGCCATGTTAAGTATTGTAGTGACTGTGGCATTGGTACTTCAAATCTATTTCTTAAGACCGAAGACAGATAATATGGTAGATTGA
- a CDS encoding sialidase family protein, whose translation MRILKSILLAGLMLLFSCMKGEAQSGAKNTFSEFPKYTVFSAGDDNVNSYRIPSLLTAKDGSLIVFCEARRESWQDKSRTDIVVKRSTDNGQTWSVMQDLTKGTTGAYMDPTPILDSNTGKVFLFTTFWPAKDHSGAGNRAILITSDDNGQTWSTPADVTASLIPDGRYIYGFGPGAGLQMVGEKYKGRLILPARISDAERKTAHDVAIFSDNHGETWTVGGNGDTDNEFQIAESPNGVLVYNARVSGARMVAYSKDGGMTWSKAVKEPALPGVSKGCQASVLGKNAHLYFSGIKGIPETPEYDERAGLTLYKSCNGGKTWNDGLLLYDKASGYSCMALLPDGRMAIIFETADTQSFTRKSLPNIKPLKRPADWMKLDLILVPIINL comes from the coding sequence ATGCGTATATTGAAAAGCATATTATTAGCAGGACTTATGCTTCTCTTTTCTTGTATGAAAGGAGAAGCGCAGTCCGGCGCTAAAAACACTTTTTCTGAGTTTCCTAAATACACCGTGTTTTCTGCCGGGGATGATAATGTGAATAGTTATCGTATTCCTTCATTATTGACAGCTAAAGATGGTTCTTTGATTGTATTTTGTGAAGCGCGTAGAGAAAGTTGGCAAGATAAAAGTCGTACAGATATAGTAGTGAAGCGTAGCACAGATAATGGTCAGACATGGTCGGTTATGCAAGATTTGACAAAGGGAACTACCGGTGCTTATATGGATCCAACCCCCATTTTGGATTCAAACACTGGCAAAGTCTTTCTTTTTACGACTTTCTGGCCGGCAAAGGATCATTCAGGAGCTGGCAACCGTGCCATCCTTATCACTTCGGATGATAATGGTCAGACATGGTCTACTCCTGCCGATGTTACTGCATCTTTGATACCTGATGGACGTTATATATATGGTTTTGGTCCGGGAGCAGGATTGCAGATGGTAGGTGAGAAGTACAAAGGACGTTTAATTCTGCCAGCCCGTATTTCAGATGCAGAAAGAAAAACTGCACATGACGTTGCTATTTTCTCTGACAATCATGGTGAAACGTGGACAGTAGGCGGAAATGGAGATACAGATAATGAGTTCCAGATTGCAGAATCTCCAAATGGAGTTTTAGTGTATAATGCCCGGGTATCAGGTGCACGTATGGTAGCATATAGCAAAGACGGCGGCATGACTTGGAGTAAAGCTGTGAAAGAGCCGGCTCTGCCTGGCGTGTCTAAAGGCTGCCAAGCTAGTGTGTTAGGGAAAAATGCACATCTTTATTTCTCTGGAATAAAGGGAATTCCGGAAACACCGGAATATGACGAAAGAGCTGGATTGACTTTATATAAAAGCTGTAATGGCGGGAAAACTTGGAATGATGGTCTGCTTTTGTATGACAAAGCTTCCGGATACAGCTGTATGGCTTTGCTACCGGACGGACGGATGGCGATAATCTTTGAGACAGCAGATACGCAATCGTTTACTCGTAAATCATTACCTAATATAAAACCTCTTAAACGTCCGGCTGACTGGATGAAGCTAGATTTAATTTTAGTGCCTATTATTAATCTTTAA
- a CDS encoding dihydrodipicolinate synthase family protein, whose amino-acid sequence MERIKGLIDAPFTPFYENGEINLEPIEAYAKMLVKNGLQGVFINGSSGEGYMLTEEERMQLAERWVSVAPEGFKVIVHVGSCCVKASRMLAEHAQKIGAWGIGAMAPPFPKIGRIEELVKYIEEIASGAPELPFYYYHIPAFNGAFLPMVKLLEAVDGRIPNFAGIKYTFESMYEYNQCRLYKNGKFDMLHGQDETILPCLAMGGAQGGIGGTTNYNGKELVGIIDAWKAGDLETARERQNFSQEVINVICHFRGNIVGGKRIMKLIGLDLGKNRTPFQNMTDAEEAQMKAELEAIHFFERCNKL is encoded by the coding sequence ATGGAACGAATTAAAGGACTTATTGATGCACCGTTTACTCCTTTTTATGAAAATGGTGAAATAAATTTAGAACCAATTGAAGCATACGCCAAAATGTTGGTAAAGAATGGGCTGCAAGGAGTTTTTATCAATGGATCTTCCGGTGAAGGCTATATGCTGACAGAAGAAGAACGCATGCAACTGGCCGAACGCTGGGTATCTGTTGCACCCGAAGGTTTTAAAGTAATCGTGCATGTTGGTAGTTGCTGTGTGAAGGCGAGCCGTATGCTGGCCGAACATGCACAAAAAATTGGTGCATGGGGGATTGGTGCTATGGCTCCACCCTTTCCGAAGATTGGACGTATTGAAGAATTAGTTAAGTACATCGAAGAGATTGCATCCGGTGCACCCGAACTTCCTTTCTATTATTATCATATTCCGGCATTTAATGGCGCTTTTTTGCCAATGGTTAAACTGTTGGAAGCAGTAGACGGACGTATTCCTAATTTCGCGGGTATCAAATATACTTTTGAAAGCATGTATGAGTACAATCAGTGTCGTTTATATAAGAATGGTAAGTTTGATATGTTGCATGGCCAGGACGAAACGATTCTTCCTTGTCTGGCTATGGGCGGTGCTCAGGGTGGCATTGGCGGAACTACCAATTATAACGGAAAAGAATTAGTCGGTATTATTGATGCATGGAAAGCCGGTGATTTGGAGACAGCCCGCGAACGCCAAAACTTCTCACAGGAAGTGATTAACGTCATCTGCCATTTCCGTGGAAATATAGTCGGCGGAAAACGCATCATGAAATTGATAGGTCTTGATTTAGGTAAGAACCGTACTCCGTTCCAGAATATGACAGATGCGGAAGAGGCGCAGATGAAAGCAGAATTGGAAGCAATCCATTTTTTCGAACGTTGCAATAAACTCTAA
- a CDS encoding YhcH/YjgK/YiaL family protein — protein MIVSNLQNSQRIEGLHPMFGLLFDYVKTHDLLHADLGRIEIDGERLFINNVNPECVAPDKQVLELHHDYIDVHILLEGAETIGWKALEDLQNEVKAYSKEEECALYSDRPTTYVNLLPGQFVIVYPEDPHAPVIGHGKIRKLIAKVKL, from the coding sequence ATGATTGTATCTAATCTGCAAAATAGTCAGCGCATTGAAGGGCTCCATCCTATGTTTGGGCTTCTGTTTGATTATGTGAAAACGCATGATTTACTTCATGCGGATTTGGGGCGTATTGAGATTGATGGTGAGCGCCTGTTTATTAATAATGTAAATCCGGAGTGTGTAGCTCCTGATAAGCAGGTTTTAGAGTTGCATCACGATTACATTGATGTGCATATTCTGTTAGAGGGCGCAGAGACGATTGGCTGGAAAGCTTTAGAGGATTTGCAAAATGAGGTTAAGGCATATTCTAAAGAGGAAGAATGTGCCTTATATTCAGATCGTCCTACTACTTATGTTAATCTGCTGCCGGGGCAATTTGTGATTGTATATCCGGAAGATCCTCATGCGCCGGTTATCGGTCATGGTAAAATTCGTAAGTTAATAGCTAAAGTCAAGCTTTGA
- a CDS encoding ROK family transcriptional regulator: protein MKQHLLKEIEAGTKNALLKKKIITHYIYNGSSTITDLAKELDLSVPTVTKFISEMCEEGYINDYGKLETSGGRYPSLYGLNPESGYFIGVDIKKFAINIGLINFKGDMVELKMNIPFKSENTSEALDELCRLILQFIKKVDVDNDKILNININVSGRVNPESGYSFSLFNFEERPLAEVLTEKIGFRVTIDNDTRAMTYGEYMKGCVKGEKDIIFVNVSWGLGIGIIIDGKIYTGKSGFSGEFGHTNVFDNEIICHCGKKGCLETEASGSALHRILIERIQNGESSILSNRILSKDNALTLDEIIAAVNKEDLLCIEIVEEIGQKLGKQIAGLINIFNPELVIIGGTLSLTGDYITQPIKTAVRKYSLNLVNKDSAIMTSKLKDKAGIVGACMLARSRMFES from the coding sequence ATGAAACAACATTTACTGAAAGAAATAGAAGCAGGAACCAAAAATGCTCTTCTCAAGAAGAAGATTATTACGCATTATATATATAATGGTAGTTCTACTATTACAGATTTAGCAAAAGAGCTAGATCTTAGTGTCCCAACTGTCACAAAATTCATTAGTGAAATGTGTGAAGAAGGCTATATTAATGATTATGGCAAATTGGAGACAAGTGGCGGACGTTACCCCAGCCTGTATGGTCTTAACCCCGAATCCGGATACTTCATTGGAGTAGACATCAAGAAATTTGCGATTAATATAGGTTTAATCAATTTCAAAGGTGATATGGTAGAATTAAAAATGAATATCCCTTTTAAATCTGAAAATACTTCAGAAGCACTTGATGAGCTATGCAGACTTATTCTTCAATTTATAAAGAAAGTAGATGTTGATAATGATAAAATATTAAATATCAATATCAATGTTTCCGGCAGAGTAAATCCTGAATCCGGTTATAGTTTCAGTCTATTTAATTTCGAAGAAAGACCCTTAGCAGAAGTACTAACTGAGAAAATTGGATTTCGGGTAACAATAGATAATGATACACGCGCCATGACCTATGGAGAATACATGAAGGGATGCGTAAAAGGAGAAAAAGATATTATCTTTGTAAATGTTAGTTGGGGATTAGGCATCGGCATTATTATTGACGGGAAAATATATACTGGAAAATCGGGCTTTTCCGGAGAATTTGGACATACAAATGTCTTTGATAACGAAATCATTTGTCATTGCGGAAAAAAAGGATGTCTGGAAACCGAAGCGTCCGGTTCCGCCCTTCATAGAATATTAATCGAACGTATTCAAAATGGAGAGAGTTCTATTTTATCAAACAGAATCTTATCAAAAGATAATGCATTGACTCTTGATGAAATTATCGCTGCCGTGAATAAAGAGGATTTGCTCTGTATCGAGATAGTAGAAGAGATCGGACAGAAACTTGGAAAACAGATTGCAGGATTAATAAATATCTTTAATCCCGAATTGGTTATCATAGGCGGAACCCTATCATTAACCGGTGACTATATCACCCAGCCTATCAAAACAGCAGTACGCAAGTATTCTCTAAATCTGGTCAATAAAGATTCAGCCATCATGACTTCCAAATTGAAGGATAAAGCTGGCATTGTAGGGGCTTGCATGCTGGCACGCAGCAGAATGTTCGAGAGTTGA
- a CDS encoding S24 family peptidase, whose protein sequence is MGMIERFFETIDKAGITPYEIEKKYGVKSAQSKISQMRDGKTTGGKDKSLPSDILSAICENRNDINSDYILTGRGEPLKKQEESSVENNSIKTESSIQVIPPFEYDYTVIDFFKDYYSYLNYQEIERNLLNKQLTTLTEEETAKIAGIMKLDYEDFTKGIEIVTNSTHTGKLVPVYNAKAAAGNANIDMCGSRTGWINVGDLLKDSEASLYVYGNSMIPGYPPGSLIGIRPLNESFIEPGSVYVVQTESNRYIKRLYYNKDKTALICMSDNHIKHTDGPMEGDYFYPPFEIPIPAIKIIYKVTGVIKRNSVSST, encoded by the coding sequence ATGGGAATGATTGAACGTTTTTTTGAGACAATAGATAAGGCAGGAATAACCCCTTATGAAATAGAAAAAAAATATGGCGTAAAATCTGCTCAATCTAAAATATCTCAGATGAGAGATGGAAAGACTACCGGAGGGAAGGATAAATCACTTCCATCTGACATCCTTTCTGCTATATGCGAAAATAGAAATGATATAAACTCCGACTACATATTAACAGGTAGAGGGGAGCCATTGAAGAAGCAAGAAGAATCCTCAGTTGAAAACAACTCTATCAAAACAGAATCATCTATTCAAGTGATTCCACCTTTTGAGTACGACTATACAGTTATAGACTTCTTCAAAGATTATTATAGCTATTTAAACTACCAAGAAATAGAAAGAAATCTATTGAACAAACAACTCACAACACTAACAGAAGAGGAAACTGCGAAAATAGCAGGAATTATGAAATTAGACTACGAAGACTTTACGAAGGGTATTGAGATTGTCACAAATTCAACTCATACAGGGAAACTCGTGCCGGTATATAATGCAAAAGCTGCTGCCGGTAATGCGAATATAGATATGTGCGGTTCTCGTACAGGGTGGATAAATGTCGGAGATTTACTAAAAGATAGCGAGGCATCTCTGTATGTTTATGGAAATAGTATGATACCAGGATATCCTCCTGGAAGTCTTATCGGAATACGTCCACTTAATGAATCTTTTATAGAACCGGGAAGCGTATATGTTGTGCAAACAGAATCAAACAGATATATTAAAAGGCTCTATTACAATAAGGACAAAACAGCACTTATATGCATGTCAGACAATCATATAAAACATACAGATGGCCCTATGGAAGGTGACTATTTTTATCCTCCATTTGAAATTCCGATTCCAGCTATTAAAATTATATACAAAGTTACAGGGGTAATAAAAAGAAATAGTGTTTCATCTACATAG
- a CDS encoding exodeoxyribonuclease X C-terminal domain-containing protein: MSNKVMNQERTLPFGKYKGQEIKYIILTHIGYIMWCFENISWFKLTDEEQAIYDAVAIMIKKDNLEMTFPVELMYKHIRNREAFERLETPFIDNNSYTSFKTIDKDNPICKSVEKYITSTELHKIPSFPDLCSGLLHSMNKEVDRAYCNGEADEDIFDY; encoded by the coding sequence ATGTCAAATAAAGTAATGAATCAAGAAAGAACATTGCCCTTTGGCAAGTACAAAGGACAAGAAATAAAATATATCATACTTACCCACATAGGGTATATCATGTGGTGCTTTGAAAATATTAGTTGGTTTAAGTTAACCGATGAAGAGCAGGCGATATATGATGCAGTTGCGATAATGATTAAGAAAGATAACCTCGAAATGACTTTTCCGGTTGAGTTAATGTATAAGCATATAAGGAATAGAGAAGCATTTGAGCGATTGGAAACACCATTTATTGATAACAATAGCTATACATCCTTTAAAACGATAGACAAAGATAATCCAATTTGCAAAAGTGTAGAAAAATACATAACATCTACAGAATTACATAAGATACCGTCATTTCCTGATTTGTGTAGTGGACTTTTACATTCTATGAATAAAGAGGTTGATAGAGCCTATTGTAACGGAGAGGCTGATGAAGATATATTTGATTATTAA
- a CDS encoding SH3 beta-barrel fold-containing protein, translating to MKEVMSLAWRFFKVTGESFSECLKKAWQVCRLAKEMKTKTVQFFYQKVNGEIRQAFGTMKKEKIHDKIKGTGVRKNEDLFNYWDTEVGGWRSFKKFNLIKIV from the coding sequence ATGAAAGAGGTCATGAGCCTTGCTTGGCGCTTCTTTAAAGTAACAGGCGAAAGTTTCTCTGAATGCCTGAAAAAAGCTTGGCAAGTTTGCCGGCTTGCCAAAGAGATGAAAACTAAAACAGTTCAATTTTTCTATCAAAAAGTGAATGGTGAAATCAGACAAGCTTTCGGTACGATGAAAAAAGAAAAGATTCACGATAAGATAAAAGGTACTGGTGTGCGAAAGAATGAAGACCTTTTCAATTATTGGGATACCGAAGTAGGTGGCTGGCGTTCTTTCAAGAAGTTTAACCTTATAAAAATAGTATGA
- a CDS encoding sialidase family protein: MKYLFNALVLSIGLFFFNACSDDNVNDFSPVPYPDEVVDPNPDPDPDSEPVWEVTSPTITVFNSKASNDISYRVPAIAVTKKGSILVFCEARYGTWQDKAGRTDILMKRTTDKGVTWTEKNLTNQATSSKLSYMDPTVVVDQVTGKIFLFTSLWDAVGKESAKQGYNNRAIMYTSEDDGLNWTRKDLTDEVTIGVFSGAKRMIGSFGPGSGVQMTSSEQYKNRLIVPIRTFKVDEAAGTVSNGGNTAMWSDNNGVTWETGQPNKSGEWTVTEAPDGALIGNIRYNGYRQNYVSTDGGAKWPSFSDYAPTALPTPDKGCAGSVIVKDDWLYYCGPKGITATDAHDDRGILYLAKAKFFGGHSHTFDPAGQIVLYDKAAGYTCMALLPDGDMAVIAELGNEPGFQKLSTRPVGWMRLELFILSTK; this comes from the coding sequence ATGAAATACTTATTTAATGCTCTAGTTTTAAGCATTGGATTGTTCTTTTTTAATGCCTGCTCAGATGATAACGTTAATGACTTCAGTCCGGTACCTTATCCGGATGAAGTTGTGGACCCAAATCCTGATCCTGACCCTGATTCAGAACCGGTATGGGAGGTAACTTCTCCAACAATTACCGTATTCAATTCAAAAGCAAGTAATGACATTTCATATCGTGTTCCTGCCATAGCGGTTACAAAGAAAGGTAGCATACTCGTTTTTTGTGAAGCTCGCTATGGGACTTGGCAAGACAAGGCGGGTCGGACAGATATTCTGATGAAGCGTACTACTGATAAGGGAGTAACATGGACTGAAAAGAATTTAACCAATCAAGCTACTTCGTCAAAGTTGTCATATATGGATCCGACTGTTGTTGTTGACCAAGTTACAGGGAAAATCTTTTTGTTTACCTCTTTATGGGATGCCGTAGGTAAAGAGTCTGCCAAGCAAGGTTATAATAATAGAGCTATTATGTACACTTCGGAAGATGATGGATTAAATTGGACAAGAAAAGATCTCACAGACGAGGTGACAATTGGGGTTTTTAGCGGTGCGAAAAGAATGATTGGTAGCTTCGGTCCTGGTTCTGGGGTACAAATGACATCGAGTGAACAATATAAGAACCGTCTGATTGTTCCCATACGCACTTTCAAAGTGGATGAAGCTGCTGGAACCGTTTCAAATGGTGGAAATACAGCTATGTGGTCGGATAATAACGGGGTGACATGGGAAACCGGGCAACCTAATAAATCCGGTGAATGGACAGTTACGGAAGCTCCTGATGGTGCATTGATTGGAAATATCCGTTATAACGGATACCGTCAAAACTATGTAAGTACAGATGGTGGAGCCAAATGGCCTTCTTTTTCAGATTATGCTCCGACAGCACTACCTACTCCTGACAAAGGCTGTGCAGGAAGTGTTATAGTAAAAGATGACTGGCTGTATTATTGCGGACCGAAAGGGATTACTGCAACAGATGCTCACGATGATCGCGGTATATTATATTTGGCTAAAGCTAAATTCTTTGGTGGGCATTCGCATACATTTGACCCCGCAGGTCAGATAGTGCTTTATGACAAAGCAGCAGGGTATACATGTATGGCTCTTTTGCCTGATGGTGACATGGCTGTTATTGCCGAACTCGGTAATGAGCCGGGATTCCAAAAGCTATCAACTCGTCCGGTCGGATGGATGAGATTGGAACTGTTTATATTATCTACTAAATAA